AAGCCGCCAAGGCCCTGGCCGACGCCGCCCAGATCACGTACGACGCCGCGTTCGCGGCCTACCGCAAGGGCGTCGGCACGGTCACGGATGCCAACCTGGCCCAGAACCAGCTACTGCTGGCGCGGAATGCATCGGCCGACGCTTACAGTGGCGCGCTATCGGCGGCAGCCGCGCTGGCCCTGGCCACGGGAGCGGTCGGCGCGACACCTGAGCCGGGCGGCTGGGCACCGCGCTGAGCGCTGACTACGCGCCCGCCAAGGGCTGCTCCGGTCCGATCATGACCACGAGACTGCCTACGTGGATGACGGACTCCTCGCCGATCCGGATGTCACCACCAAAAATCACGGCATTGGAGCGCAGGCGGTCGATGCGGACATCCAGCGTCAGTACCGTGTCGTAGGGAATGGTCCGATGCACGGTAACGTCGCGCATCAGCCCGACCAGCACCTGCGCCGGCGAGGCGTTGTCCTGGCTCAGGCAGAACAGCGTGACGCCGGCCTGGCCGAACGACTCGATCGCCAGTGAGGCCGGATATGCGGCGGGCGGGTGCGCCCCCAGAATCGGGGATTCACGGTTGATGACCTTCGTGGCCAGGATGTGCTCACGCGGAGTGAAGCTGCGCACGGTGTCCAGCAGCAGGAATGGGTAGCGATGCGGCAGCAGGCGGGCGATGTCGGGATGCGTCAGCGCCGGTGCCTCGCTGGCAACGTCACATTCGAGCGGCGCCGAAACCGGCTCCGCGTTCGGCACGCACACGATCGTGGCTTGCACACGCGCATTGCCCTGAACGTGCGCCACGGCAAGACACGTAACCTGATCGCCGTCGCGCTCGACGATGGACACATCAAGTCCGACGACATCTCCGGGCACGACCACGCCGAGGTACTGAACCCGTTTCACGCGCCGCGCCCAGGCCTCCTGGCCGAACGCCTGACCGGCCAGCGCCGCGGCCATGATCAACATGCGATCGAGCATCAACGCACCGGGGTAAACGGGATTGCCAGGGTAGTGACCCAGCGCGAACAGATCGGTACCGCTGACAAACAGCTGGTCGCGCAGCGCAGTGGCCGCGCAGGGAATCTCGGAATGCGACATGAGGAGGCTCGACAAGCAGGCGGAATGATCCGTCAGGCTAGAGCACCGAAGCAGCCCGCCGTTTGCGTTGACGCAATCTGATGCAATCTGGGCGATGCCCCGGGGGCCAGGCTTGGGAATACCGCTGTCCGCGTTCGAGCCATCCGTCACATGGCCGGCACGTGTCTGTTAGCCGTCACTGGAACGCGTCGTCCATCTGCCTGGCACGCTTCACATCGTCGCCATGTAGATACAGTGACGTGGTCGAGACCGACGCATGGCGCAGGTTGTCTCGCACCGTGGTCAGTTCCGCGCCGCGCGCCAGCGCATGGGTGGCGTGCGTATGGCGCAGCCAGTGTGGGCTGGCGCGGCGCAGCTTTTCGGCGGTGGCCGGGCGTTCGGCTTCGAGCTGGTCGGCGGCGGTGCCGAAGAAGCGCTTGATCACCATCCACAATCGCGCGCCGGTGATGCCGCCGGCTTCGTCGGAACCTAGATTGCCGACGATCGGCGTCGTCGGGTCCCAGAGGGCGCGTGTCACCGGCAAGCCCCGCTCAACCAGATAGCGGTCAAGCGCGTTGCGGGCCATCGTCGGCAGCGCCACCCTGCCCGCCTTCGCGCCCTTGCCCACCAGCCGCAACCAGTGATCGCCGTGCACGTCGGTTTCGACATTGCGCAGCGTGGCGCCGACCAGTTCGCTCGCCCGCAGTCCCGTCGCGTATGTGAAATCCAGGATAAAGCGCAGCCGTTGGGCGGCGGAGGCTTCCCAGCCGTATGACCACTCCAGGCCATCCGCGATGCTGCGCGTCAGCAGCCATTCCCCTTCGGAGAACGCGTGCGATACATCGAGCGCGGCCGTCTTGGCGCCGCCCCGCACCTTGATGCCGGCGAACGGGTTGGCCAGCACGTAGCGTTGCTGCACCAGCCAGCGAAACAGCGCCCCAAGCACCTGCAGGCTGTAGGCTGCCGAGCGTGGCGACAGCCCGTCAGCAAACGGCTTCCAATCCGTGGCGCCACGCGGCCGGGCGGGCCCTACCCAGCGTTCGCGCGGCGCGGGTTGGCGCAGGAAGTTCCGGTAGGCCGTGGCGTCCTCGGTGGTCAGCGACGACAGCGGCCGCCCGCGCTCGATGATCGCCCAGAGGATCAGCCTCTCGGCTTCCTTGCGATAGGCACGCAGCGTAGACGGCGATTCGTGCAACCCCAGCCACGCTTGCACAGCCGCGTAGTCGTTGTCCGCGTTCAGCGTGGAGGTCTCGCGCGGCGCGCGGAACTGGCCGAGCGAGCCGTCCACCTCATGCGGCAGTCGCCCCATCTTCTCCCAGGGCACGATCACGCCGCGCGGCTCGGCTTCGATTAGCGCCCGCGCGCGAGCCGTGAGTTGCGGATGGCCGGCGAAGAACGCCTCGATTCGCCTGGCGCCCGCCACTCCCAGCCCGGAAATGCCGCGCCACCACTGGCGCCGGCGCGGGATTCGCACAGTGAGGTCAGCCAGCGTGTGAATGTCGCAAGCGCGCAGGGCCTCCACGGCAGTCGGTGCCAGCCACAGGCCGATATCGTCGGAAATCGCCGGTGCTGGAGGCGGCAAGCCACGGAGTGTTTCGATTGCGTGGTCTGCTTCCCTACCCTTCGCCGCCCGTTCGGCGGCCGGGAATTCGAACAATTGCGCAAGATCTTCACGCAGCCGGTAGCGCGCATAGGCGGCAAGCTGCCGGCGAATCTTGCTCACCATCCCGCGCGAGGACTGGCCCGTGGCCCGCGCATCGTCCAGATACCGAGAGACCGCGTCACGCGTGGAAAGTCCCGCATGCCAGGCTCGCAGGGCGGCCAGGGCAGCGGCGTCGGGAAAGTCCATGTGCGTGGCGGTCGGGCGATTCGTCATGGCGGAATCTTAACATTTACCCATGCCATTGCGATAACTTTTCTTATCGCAATAGCTTGATCATGGAAGCAAACCCATGGCTGGTGATCTGCGTCGGAGGCACCGCAACGCTATCGTCTTCCACTGTCCAGCCTTCCGCCTGCACCAAGTGATGAATGTCGGCCCTGCGGTATAGCGTGATCACCTTGAGGGGGTATTGGCGACAATATCTCCCACGATAAAAATCGCCCGATATCGTATTAATAGACCGAAATAAGAAAATGAAATACCAAGGCGTCAATAATCAATCGCCACCCCGATTTGGTAACAACGATCTCTACTGAGTCCGAAACTGCGTTCCTGCTGCATTCGCATCCTCCTGATTCACCCATGACGCACGCTTGACGCTGCCGGAGCCCGGATTGCTTGTACTCCGGGCACGAAACCGGTATAGCGCTTGCTCGATGGATATTGGGCACACGCGTGGCGCCACCCCCATGTTTCATCGCATAATTACGAATACAGATTCTGGCTGGAGCAGCAAGTCGCCCGCCACCGACCACGAATCCAGGACAGGAGTTGGGAATGGGGCCGGAAGCCGTGACGGGCACCGATGACAATGGCGACCGGCGAATCGCCGAAAACGAAACACGGCTGGCGGGAATCATCCGCTCGTCGATGGAAGCCATCATCTCGGTGGACGAAGAACAGCGCGTGGTGCTGTTCAACCCGATGGCGGAAAAGCTGTTTGGCTTGCCGGCGGAACAGGCCATGGGCCGCCCCCTTGGCGATTTCATCCCTGCCCGTTTCCGCACTGCCCATGCGGCGCACGTCACGCGTTTTGGCGTGACCGGTGTTTCCGACCGGCAGATGGGGCGCCAGCTCACGCTGCACGCCCTGCGTCAGGACGGAACCGAATTCCCGATCGAAGCGTCGATCTCGCAGACCTCCGATGGTGCCGGACACAAGCTTTTTACGGTCATGCTGCGCGACGTCACCGCTCGCGTGCGTGCCGAGACTGCGCTGCAGCGGTCCCGCGAGGAACTCCAGGCGCTGTCGGACAGCATCCTGGCAGCGCGCGAGGACGAAAAGCGACGCGTCGCGCGCGAGCTTCACGACGATCTGGGCCAGCGCCTGAGCGCGCTGAAAATGGATCTGGTGATGCTGGAGACCGACTTGCGTACCGACTGCGGCGCTGTGCGTGCGCTCGGACAGGTCAGCGCCATGCACACTGTCATCGACGAAACCATCGCCGCCGTGCGCAGGATTTCATCCGATCTGCGGCCCGCGTTGCTCGATGAACTGGGCCTCGCTGCCGCGCTGGACTGGCTGGCCAAGGATTTCAGCCGGCGCTACGCGATTCCGGTGAGCACGCGGACCCCCGAGGAGATCGACGTCACCGAACAAGCCGCCACCGCTGTGTTCCGGATCGTCCAGGAGGCGCTCAACAACGTCGTGCATCATGCGGACGCCAGCGAGGCCTGGGTAACGCTGACGCACCAGAACCCGAACCAGAACCACGATCACGACCAGTACGTGCTGCGCGTGCACGATGACGGGCGCGGCTGGAACGGCCAGCCGAAGGACGGCGCGCGACGCTCGTTCGGCCTGCTTGGGATCCGGGAACGGGCACGCCTGCTGGGTGGCACGGTGTCCATCGAACATTCGCCCGGCGAGGGCTTCGAACTCGTCGTCACGTTTCCGGGTCATCCGGATTGCAAGGAGACCCAGGCATGATTCGCGTGATCATTGCAGACGATCACACTGTGGTGCGCAACGGATTGCGCCATATCCTCGAACGCACCAGCGACTTCGAGGTGGTTGGCGAAGCAGCCCGCGGTACCGAAGTGCCACAACTCGTGCGCGAGCTGTCGCCGCATGTCATCCTGCTGGACCTGTCGATGCCCGGCCGGAACGGGCTGGAACTGATCCGGCAGCTGCGGACCGATCATCCGGCACTACGAATCCTCGTGCTGACGATGCACGCGGAGGAACAGTATGTGGTCCGCGCCTTCCGTGCCGGCGCGGCTGGCTACCTGACCAAGGAAAGCGCGGCGACAGAACTGGTGGAGGCGCTGAGGAAGGTGGCCGCGGGCGGCACCTACGTCAGCCCCGCCATGGCCGAAAAGCTGGCGCTGGGCCTGCAGGAAAAGCCCGATGCGCCGCACGAGGGCCTGTCGGATCGTGAACTCGAGGTCTTCCGGCGCATCGTCGACGGCGAGTCGCTCACGCAGATCGCCGCCGCGCTGTGCGTCAGCGCCAAGACGGTCAGCACCTACAAGATGCGCCTGATGGAAAAACTCCAGCTTCGCAGCGACGCCGCGCTGGTCCGCTATGCGATCGAGGCGAGGCTGTTCGGCGACGAAGACAAGCTATAGCGTCGTGACCCCCAGCCACAGCCCCGTCGTTCAGGCCGCCTCGCCGCGAATCAGCAGCACCGGCTTGCTGGTCTTGGCCACCACACCTTCAGAGACGCTACCCATGATCATGCGGCGCACACCGCGTCGGCCGCGCGTACCCATCACGATCACATCGGCTGGCCAGCGGTCGGCATAGCCGACGATCGCGCCGGCGATGTCACCCGGCACCGCCGACTTCTCTGCCAGTTCGGTTTGAAACCGCACGCCAGCGTCCTGGAGACGGCGAGCGGCGGCAGCCAGGGCCTTCTTGCCGAAGTCCGTCAGCCCATTCAGGATGTCCTGCGGATTGACGAAACCTGCCTCAAGGAACACTTCGCCCTCGTCCACCACGAACAGGACCTTCACCTCCGCGCCCATGCCCTTGGCCAGCCCGGCTGCCTGCGCAATGGCCAGGTCGGAAGACGGGCTGCCATCCACGGCAACCAGGATGCGTTCATACATATCGGTCTCCTCAGTCCGGGCCACGTGCCCTCACTGACCCAGCATAGGACGTGCCAAGGCTCCATGGTTGATGTATCGCAAGACGACCCGAGCCCACCGAATCAGGCGCTCTTGATCTGTCGCAACCATACGCGGCACATCACGCATACATTTGAGACCCAAATGGCGCCGAAGCGCCTTGCTTTTTCAGGAGACCACATGGACATCTCGGCGATCATGGTCCACGTCGATGCCTCGCAATCAGTGGAGGCCCGGCTCTGTCATGCCGTGGCGCTGGCCGGATCGTTTAACGCCACGCTGATCGGCCTGCTCTCGCTAAGCGCGGACGAGCCAGCGTGGGTCTACCGCACTGCGGACGGCCGCCGCGAGCGCCAGGCCTACGAGCCGGATCTTGGCGCCGCATGTGAAGCCGCCCGGGAAGCCTTCGATATCGCCACCGAAGCCGCGACGTTTGCCGTCGACTGGCGCGTCGGCGAGGGCGCACCCACCGACGCCATCCAGTGCGAAGGCCGGCTGGCCGACCTGCTGATCGTCGGCCAGCCGGACCGATTGAACACCGACAGCGAGGTAGCCCGGCACTTCGTTGAGACGGCCATTCTTTCGAGTGGCCGCCCGGTGCTGGTCATTCCTCAAGGGCCGCTGCCGGACGCCTCCACCTTCCCCTATAGCTCGATCGTGGTGGCCTGGAACGGTACCCGCGAATCCGCGCGTGCGCTGCATGACGCGTTGCCGTTGCTCAAGCGCGCCACCCAGGTCGACGTGGTGTCCTGCATTCCTCCGCACGCGCGCCGCAAGGCCGAGCTCTCCCCGCCCGCCTACGCGGCAAACTGGCTGGCTCGGCATGGCGTGCACGCGAGCATGGTCGAGATGGTGCTGGAACGATCGGCCGATATCGGCGAGTCACTGCTTGCCATCGCCGGCCAGCGCCGGGCCGACCTGCTGGTTTGTGGCGCATATGGCCGGGGACTGCTGCGCGAGGAATTGCTGGGTGGCGTGACGGACACCGTGCTGCGCCACGCCACGATTCCCACCCTCTTTTCCTACTAGCCGCGCCGACACCCCTTGCTCGGGCGCTCAGTCGAGCGCTTAGTCGAGCGCTTAGTCGAGCGCTTAGTCGGGCGCTTAGTCGAGCGGATAGATACCCCGGTACTCGGGCATCGTGACATCCCAATGCAGCGAATGCTCGATGCGCTGGCGTAGCGCATCGGCGGCACCGGGCTCGCCGTGGACGATGAACGTCTGCCGTGGCGGCGTCCCGATGGCACTCATCCAGTCCATCAGCCCATCCGCATCGGCATGTGCCGAGAAATGGCGAATCTGTTCGACTGAAGCACGCAGTTCGACTTCGCGCCCGTGCATACGCAATGTGCGCTGACCGGACGCCAGCGTCGCCCCCCGCGTTCCCGCCGCCTG
This genomic interval from Cupriavidus metallidurans CH34 contains the following:
- a CDS encoding beta-hydroxyacyl-ACP dehydratase: MSHSEIPCAATALRDQLFVSGTDLFALGHYPGNPVYPGALMLDRMLIMAAALAGQAFGQEAWARRVKRVQYLGVVVPGDVVGLDVSIVERDGDQVTCLAVAHVQGNARVQATIVCVPNAEPVSAPLECDVASEAPALTHPDIARLLPHRYPFLLLDTVRSFTPREHILATKVINRESPILGAHPPAAYPASLAIESFGQAGVTLFCLSQDNASPAQVLVGLMRDVTVHRTIPYDTVLTLDVRIDRLRSNAVIFGGDIRIGEESVIHVGSLVVMIGPEQPLAGA
- a CDS encoding universal stress protein — protein: MYERILVAVDGSPSSDLAIAQAAGLAKGMGAEVKVLFVVDEGEVFLEAGFVNPQDILNGLTDFGKKALAAAARRLQDAGVRFQTELAEKSAVPGDIAGAIVGYADRWPADVIVMGTRGRRGVRRMIMGSVSEGVVAKTSKPVLLIRGEAA
- a CDS encoding site-specific integrase, producing the protein MTNRPTATHMDFPDAAALAALRAWHAGLSTRDAVSRYLDDARATGQSSRGMVSKIRRQLAAYARYRLREDLAQLFEFPAAERAAKGREADHAIETLRGLPPPAPAISDDIGLWLAPTAVEALRACDIHTLADLTVRIPRRRQWWRGISGLGVAGARRIEAFFAGHPQLTARARALIEAEPRGVIVPWEKMGRLPHEVDGSLGQFRAPRETSTLNADNDYAAVQAWLGLHESPSTLRAYRKEAERLILWAIIERGRPLSSLTTEDATAYRNFLRQPAPRERWVGPARPRGATDWKPFADGLSPRSAAYSLQVLGALFRWLVQQRYVLANPFAGIKVRGGAKTAALDVSHAFSEGEWLLTRSIADGLEWSYGWEASAAQRLRFILDFTYATGLRASELVGATLRNVETDVHGDHWLRLVGKGAKAGRVALPTMARNALDRYLVERGLPVTRALWDPTTPIVGNLGSDEAGGITGARLWMVIKRFFGTAADQLEAERPATAEKLRRASPHWLRHTHATHALARGAELTTVRDNLRHASVSTTSLYLHGDDVKRARQMDDAFQ
- a CDS encoding sensor histidine kinase, translated to MGPEAVTGTDDNGDRRIAENETRLAGIIRSSMEAIISVDEEQRVVLFNPMAEKLFGLPAEQAMGRPLGDFIPARFRTAHAAHVTRFGVTGVSDRQMGRQLTLHALRQDGTEFPIEASISQTSDGAGHKLFTVMLRDVTARVRAETALQRSREELQALSDSILAAREDEKRRVARELHDDLGQRLSALKMDLVMLETDLRTDCGAVRALGQVSAMHTVIDETIAAVRRISSDLRPALLDELGLAAALDWLAKDFSRRYAIPVSTRTPEEIDVTEQAATAVFRIVQEALNNVVHHADASEAWVTLTHQNPNQNHDHDQYVLRVHDDGRGWNGQPKDGARRSFGLLGIRERARLLGGTVSIEHSPGEGFELVVTFPGHPDCKETQA
- a CDS encoding universal stress protein is translated as MDISAIMVHVDASQSVEARLCHAVALAGSFNATLIGLLSLSADEPAWVYRTADGRRERQAYEPDLGAACEAAREAFDIATEAATFAVDWRVGEGAPTDAIQCEGRLADLLIVGQPDRLNTDSEVARHFVETAILSSGRPVLVIPQGPLPDASTFPYSSIVVAWNGTRESARALHDALPLLKRATQVDVVSCIPPHARRKAELSPPAYAANWLARHGVHASMVEMVLERSADIGESLLAIAGQRRADLLVCGAYGRGLLREELLGGVTDTVLRHATIPTLFSY
- a CDS encoding response regulator yields the protein MIRVIIADDHTVVRNGLRHILERTSDFEVVGEAARGTEVPQLVRELSPHVILLDLSMPGRNGLELIRQLRTDHPALRILVLTMHAEEQYVVRAFRAGAAGYLTKESAATELVEALRKVAAGGTYVSPAMAEKLALGLQEKPDAPHEGLSDRELEVFRRIVDGESLTQIAAALCVSAKTVSTYKMRLMEKLQLRSDAALVRYAIEARLFGDEDKL